CGGATCCATGTGGCCCCACAGCACCACAAGCGAACATTCCACGGCGGCCCTCACCGCACTGTGAAGGCCGCCCTGAGGGGAAGCCTGCGCCCACGGCAGGAGGGCGGGATAGCAGACAATGAAAGGATCTTGATGGTCGGACACGGATAGAGCCTAGGTGTATCGATTCGGCCGAGCCTCGTGACGTCGACGAGGACGGGGACGTCACCGGGCCCGGCACAGGTCGGGGCCCCTCGCCTCGATGGCGGCCCGGGTACGGTGTGGCGTCGTGGGAGCCTCGGCTGCGCCCGCCGATAGCCACTCCGCCGAGCATCGCCCGCACGTCAGTTGTGTTCGGCGGCCATGGCGTCGAAGGTCTCCCGCATCATCCGGTCGATGGCTCCCGGTCGTCCGATCGAGGAATCGAAGAGGTCGGCGAGCAGCCACAATACGAAGCCGTGCACCAGAGCTTCCTCCGGCGGAATCTGTCCGAACCGGTCGCGCCACGCCACGGTGTCCATGCCCATCGCCGCAGCCATGAGAACGCCGGTGACCATCGGTACCTGAGCCGGGTCGGCCCTCTCGAAGGTGGGGAGCCGGCGGATCACAGCGGGGATCAGATCGCTGAGCGGATCAAGCCGATCCTCACCGCCCGACTGCTCGGCGATCAGGTACCCGGTCAGCACGCCCACCAGGAAGACCGTGCCCCGGGACACCTCCTCACGCCCGTACGCGTCCACCGCGGCCTTGACCCGCTTCTGCGCCTCCTGGCGCTCCTTGTCCGGAGTCCGCTTCTCCAGGACCCGGTACGAGTCCCAGGCCGCACGGATCGCCTCATCCACCACTACGCCGTCACTGGTCATGGACCCACCGTAGGCGAGACAAGGCGCCGCCCAGGATCCCCTTCGAGGCATGCCACGATCCCGTGTACCGCGCGTCTGGAGGAGGCGCCCTGATCGGAGGGAGTTCCGGGCACGGTTGCCGAGGCCGGCGCGGACTCGGATACCGCTCCTCTGCTTTGCCGGTCCGACGCCCGGTCGGCCGCTGTCCGTACGAGCGGTGTCGTGGTGCATGTGGTCCTCCTTGCCGTGTGTGCGTGTCAGCTGTCTCCGGTGGTCACTGATCCTGGCTGTGGAGTGTCTGCCGTACACGCTCCGTCAACTCGGCCTGATGGATCCCGGCCAAGGTGCGAGCACGTGGCACGGTGCCGATGCGAGCCTGCAGGATTCCGAGTAACAAGTGCGCTGACCCCAGGTCCTTCTTGCCGGCGGAGGCGAAGCTCCGCTCCAGTGCGAGCCTGGCGGACGCGCCCATCTTGGGCTGCGGAGAACCGCGGCTCGGCCTTTGAAGGGCGTAGGCGGCCGGAGACACTCCCACCATGCTCAGGCTGTGCTCGAACTCTCGATCCAGCGCATCGCAGACAGCGGCGCGATCGAGCCCGACCGAGGCCAGGGCCTGCTGTGCGGTGGACCCCTGATCGGCGGCGAGCGACAACAGGAGAGGGAGCGCGTCGGTCGTCGTCGACCCGTGCTCACGTGCCTCATCCATCGCCCGCACGATGACCGCGTGCAAGTACGTGTCAAACGCGCTCATCGCCGCGCCTCCTCAGCTCGACTCCGGCGGCGATGAGCCGCTTGGCGTGCTTCTTGTGGCCACGGTTCGAGCGTCACCCGGGGCCGACGCGGCGGTCAGGGGGTGGTGGTCGGTACGGGGCGGCCACGGAGTACCGCTTCCTCCGCGGGGGTGAGGGCGGGTCCGCTCAGAGGCGGAAGGCGTGGTCCGCGGACTGCGGCGAGTACAACCCGCGGGTGGGCGAGGGACGCACCGCTCGTCTGGAGGGTCATCACGTCGCTGAGGGCCTGGACCGCGGTGAAGTCCGAGCACGCGGTCGTGATGAGGCGGTTGATGTACCTGGTGGCGAGGCGGTCGGCCCATGTGCGTGTCCCTCCGACCGCGTGGGGGAAGCAGGCGTCCTGGCTGACGGCCAGAAGCCAGGCGGCGGCCGCAGGACGGGAGATCGCTCGTTGTGCGCGCCGCGCGAATCCCTTCGACGTGACGTCGCTCTTGGAGGCGAGATCGCGCAGGGCCCGGGCACCCTGGGCCGCCGCGGACATCCCGTGCGCGTAGATCGGGTTGAGAGCGGTGGCGGAGTCCCCGAGTGCGATGAAGCCCTCGATGTGGGCCTTCTCGTAGTGGCGTCGCCGGTTGGTCGTGTTCCGGGTGACGGACACCGGTCCGAGGGGCGTGGCTCGGTCCAGGTACTCGGCTATGAGCGGACTACGCATCTGGCGGGCGAACGTCACGAACTGCGCTTCCTCGCTGGTGGGTTCGCCGCCGCGGGTGCCGGAGAGGACGACCATCCATTCATCACCCTCGATGGGAAGGATGGAGCCGGCCGTGCCCGGTCCGGCCAATCGGGCGTCGGCCTGGACGTTGATGACGGGCCAGCCGGCGGTTTCCACGGGCGCCTTGTAGCGGCGACTCGCGTAGGTGACCCCTGCGTCGACGATGGTCTCGGGCACGGCCGGGATCCCCAGCTCGGCCAGCCAGCTCGGGGCACGCGAGGCACGGCCCGTGGCATCGACGATCAGATCGGCTTCGATGCTC
Above is a window of Streptomyces sp. NBC_01426 DNA encoding:
- a CDS encoding Clp protease N-terminal domain-containing protein yields the protein MSAFDTYLHAVIVRAMDEAREHGSTTTDALPLLLSLAADQGSTAQQALASVGLDRAAVCDALDREFEHSLSMVGVSPAAYALQRPSRGSPQPKMGASARLALERSFASAGKKDLGSAHLLLGILQARIGTVPRARTLAGIHQAELTERVRQTLHSQDQ
- a CDS encoding FAD-dependent oxidoreductase, producing MATTPRPRPRVLILGGGLSGTLAAAALAPYSGSIDIVERHALPDTPQPRRGLPQARHAHMLWSGGADAIESLLPGTTEMWLSANARRVSIPNGMISFSPGGWYRRCWPEAQYLISASRDLIDWAVRAQALALPGVRLRSEAEPVRLLGTRTRITGAAIRHKDGSEESIEADLIVDATGRASRAPSWLAELGIPAVPETIVDAGVTYASRRYKAPVETAGWPVINVQADARLAGPGTAGSILPIEGDEWMVVLSGTRGGEPTSEEAQFVTFARQMRSPLIAEYLDRATPLGPVSVTRNTTNRRRHYEKAHIEGFIALGDSATALNPIYAHGMSAAAQGARALRDLASKSDVTSKGFARRAQRAISRPAAAAWLLAVSQDACFPHAVGGTRTWADRLATRYINRLITTACSDFTAVQALSDVMTLQTSGASLAHPRVVLAAVRGPRLPPLSGPALTPAEEAVLRGRPVPTTTP